The following DNA comes from Enterobacter sp. SA187.
TCACCAGACGGGCGATAAACATGGTGGTGTAGCCCGGCGCGAAACCGCAGGCCAGGGTACCGACAGAAAACAAAATGATGCTGGTGACCATGGCGAGGCGGCGACCGTAGCGGTCCCCCATCGCCCCCAGCATCAGCCCGCCGAACCAGCGGGAAATAAAGGCGGCGGAAATCAGGCTGGCTGCCTGAACGGTGGTCAGGCCGAATTCGCCCTGGATCTCGGTTAATACCAGCGCGATTAATACAAAATCAAAACCATCCAGCAGATAGCCAAGCCAGGCGGCGCTGAACGCCCGCCACTGGCTGCGATTAAGATGGCGATACCACGGGATGCTCTGGGCAGGCATTGTCATAACATTCTCCCGACGCTCGGTCTGTTTTTCATGGCCGGGCCGACCTGTTGCCGCCCGGCATCAGGTTAGCACTTCTCAGCAAGCAGCCGATCCGCCAGCGCTTTCAGTTCTGGCAGGTATTGTTCATCAACCGGGCCGAAGGGTTTACGGCACAGCGGCACCGTCAGCACGTCCATGTAGTGCAGGATAGTTTTCAGGCCGCGGAAAACCCCCACTTTGATCAGCAGATCGATCGCTTTATTACACTCGGTCTGCAAACGTTGCGCGGTGGCGATATCCCCTTCCGCCAGCGCGCGCACAATCCCCATATAGCGCCAGCCCATAATGTTATAGGTGCTGCCAATACCGCCATTCGCGCCCGCCAGCAGACCGGAAGCGAAGATCTCGTCATAGCCGTTATAAAGCACCAGATCCGGGTGCGCGCGGTGGATCTGCTCCATCTGAAAAAGATCGCCCGAGGTTTGTTTCAGCGCGCCGACGCCCGGCAGCGTGACCAGGGTACTGATTTGATCGAGCGACAGCTTCACGCCGCTCAGCGCCGGGATGTTGTAAACCACCATCGGCAGACCGTCGGCAGCATCAATGGCCGCCCGGTAATGGTCACAGTGCTCGGCAAAGCTGAAAGGATAATAGAAGGGCGTAACGGCGGAGACGGCGTCAAACCCGTAACGGCTGGCAGCTGTCGCCAGCTGTTGCGTTTCCCGCGTGCTGACGGTGCCGACATGGGCAATCAGCGTGATTTTGCCTTTCGCTTCTTCGGCCACGATCTCCAGCACTTCTTCACGTTCTTTAATGCTCTGGACAAAGGCTTCGCCGGTGGATCCGCCGACGTACAGCCCATCAATGCCCTGACTGATATTGAAACGCACCAGACGGCGCAGGCTTTCGGTATCCAGATTTTCGCTGGCGTCGAAGGGGGTTAACAGGGCGGGCATAACGCCTTTTAACTGAACAGACATGAACTTCTCCTGATGGGTTATCATTGCCTGACTATATACCTTTATACCTATTATACCAGCACACAAAATCGACATTTTGTCCCCAAATGCAGGGAATGGGATCTGCCTCACTAAACGATCGTTTGAGGATCGTTAAG
Coding sequences within:
- the nanA gene encoding N-acetylneuraminate lyase, coding for MSVQLKGVMPALLTPFDASENLDTESLRRLVRFNISQGIDGLYVGGSTGEAFVQSIKEREEVLEIVAEEAKGKITLIAHVGTVSTRETQQLATAASRYGFDAVSAVTPFYYPFSFAEHCDHYRAAIDAADGLPMVVYNIPALSGVKLSLDQISTLVTLPGVGALKQTSGDLFQMEQIHRAHPDLVLYNGYDEIFASGLLAGANGGIGSTYNIMGWRYMGIVRALAEGDIATAQRLQTECNKAIDLLIKVGVFRGLKTILHYMDVLTVPLCRKPFGPVDEQYLPELKALADRLLAEKC